A region of Verrucomicrobiota bacterium DNA encodes the following proteins:
- the cysW gene encoding sulfate ABC transporter permease subunit CysW, which produces MLEARPQPPKAHPAIADPWPLRALLIVVTLVFLLVFLFLPLVTVFSEALAKGLTAYLAVFHDPVAQAAIRLTLMVAAIAVPANLVFGICAAWAISRFAFPGKSLLITLIDLPFAVSPVVSGLIYVLLFGANGWLGPLLAAHHLKIIFAVPGIVLTTIFVTFPFVARELIPVMQAQGSEEEQAALSLGANGWQTFWRITLPKVRWGLIYGVILCNARAMGEFGAVSVVSGHIRGLTNTIPLHVEILYNEYNLVAAFAMASLLALLALLTLAIKAVIEWRLRLGSGSQAASAGALG; this is translated from the coding sequence ATGCTGGAAGCCCGGCCCCAACCGCCCAAAGCCCATCCCGCCATTGCCGATCCATGGCCGCTTCGGGCTTTGCTGATCGTGGTAACGTTAGTCTTCTTATTGGTTTTCCTGTTCCTGCCGCTTGTTACGGTGTTTAGCGAAGCTCTGGCCAAGGGTCTGACCGCTTATCTGGCCGTCTTCCACGATCCGGTGGCCCAGGCGGCCATTCGCCTGACTTTGATGGTCGCAGCCATCGCAGTGCCGGCGAACCTGGTGTTCGGGATCTGCGCGGCCTGGGCGATTTCGCGCTTCGCGTTTCCCGGCAAGAGCCTTCTGATTACGCTGATCGACCTTCCTTTCGCGGTTTCACCGGTTGTCTCGGGGCTGATTTACGTGCTGCTTTTCGGGGCGAACGGCTGGCTGGGGCCGTTGCTGGCTGCGCATCACCTGAAGATTATCTTCGCCGTCCCCGGAATCGTCCTGACGACCATCTTTGTGACGTTTCCTTTTGTCGCCCGCGAACTGATTCCGGTGATGCAGGCGCAGGGAAGCGAGGAAGAGCAGGCGGCCCTTTCCCTCGGTGCGAACGGCTGGCAGACTTTCTGGAGGATCACCCTGCCCAAGGTACGCTGGGGGTTGATCTATGGGGTGATTTTATGCAATGCGCGGGCCATGGGCGAATTCGGGGCGGTGTCGGTGGTGTCAGGTCACATCCGGGGCTTGACGAACACCATTCCGCTCCACGTGGAAATCCTTTATAACGAATACAACCTGGTTGCCGCGTTTGCGATGGCCTCGCTGCTGGCGTTGCTCGCGCTATTGACGTTGGCCATCAAAGCGGTGATTGAATGGCGCCTGCGCCTGGGATCGGGTTCGCAGGCGGCATCGGCCGGAGCTTTAGGATGA
- the cysT gene encoding sulfate ABC transporter permease subunit CysT: MAGSLIKSINAEANGVRLWRRRQILPGFGLTLGFTLVYLCLLVLLPLSAAFLKASGLGWEGFIRAVTAPRVVASFGVSVRASAAAAAVNTVLGTIVAWALVRYRFPGKRLLDAMVDLPFALPTSVAGIALAAIYGPHGPVGGPLLRTFGWKVAYTETGIFVALTFISLPFVVRTLQPVMLELDPEYEEAAASLGASRWQSLRRVIGPELVPAALTGFALAFARALGEYGSVVFVAGNMPMKTEIVPLLIITKLEQYDYRGATAVAVTMLVLSFSLLLIINLLQRWSARWITR, encoded by the coding sequence ATGGCGGGGTCTTTGATCAAATCTATCAACGCTGAGGCAAACGGCGTTCGTCTCTGGCGGCGGCGTCAGATTCTTCCCGGGTTCGGCCTGACGCTCGGGTTTACGTTGGTCTATCTCTGCCTGCTGGTGCTTCTACCGCTTTCCGCCGCCTTCCTGAAGGCGTCCGGACTGGGTTGGGAGGGCTTCATCCGGGCGGTCACGGCGCCGCGCGTGGTTGCGTCCTTTGGGGTAAGCGTCCGCGCATCCGCAGCGGCTGCGGCGGTCAACACCGTGCTGGGGACCATCGTTGCCTGGGCGTTGGTACGGTACCGGTTTCCGGGTAAACGGCTGCTGGATGCCATGGTAGATCTGCCGTTTGCGCTGCCGACATCGGTGGCAGGAATTGCGCTGGCGGCGATCTACGGTCCGCACGGGCCGGTGGGTGGACCGTTGCTCCGGACGTTTGGCTGGAAGGTAGCGTACACGGAAACCGGGATTTTCGTCGCCCTGACCTTCATCAGCCTGCCGTTCGTGGTAAGGACCCTGCAACCGGTCATGCTGGAGCTTGATCCGGAGTACGAAGAGGCGGCGGCGAGCCTGGGCGCTTCACGCTGGCAAAGCCTGCGGCGCGTGATCGGGCCGGAACTCGTCCCGGCGGCGCTGACGGGGTTCGCGCTGGCGTTTGCCCGGGCGCTCGGTGAGTACGGCTCAGTCGTTTTTGTCGCCGGCAACATGCCGATGAAGACGGAGATTGTGCCCCTGCTGATCATCACGAAGCTGGAACAGTACGATTACCGCGGTGCGACGGCGGTGGCGGTCACCATGCTGGTGCTGTCGTTCTCACTTCTCCTGATCATCAACCTGCTCCAACGGTGGTCGGCCCGCTGGATTACCCGTTAG
- a CDS encoding sulfate ABC transporter substrate-binding protein has product MIYALRLFFLSSLLAVAPLAAETVQLLNASYDPTREFYQQFNEAFAKAYAVKTGKKVEIQQSHGGSSKQARSVIDGLPADVVTLGLAADIDALHTNGNLVAADWPNRFPNRSVPYTSTVLFLVRKGNPKNVKDWDDLINPGLQVITPNPKTSSGGRWNFLAAYGYALHKAGGDETKAKDFITKLYRNVPVLDSGARGATITFAQRQLGDALIAWENEGYLTLKEFGKDQFQVLYPSVSIKAEPPVAVVDKVVDQKHTREDATAYLQFLYTPEAQEIAAKNFYRPLSPDLVAKYASQFPQIPLFTVDEVYGGWAKAQAQFFDDGGVFDQIYQR; this is encoded by the coding sequence ATGATCTACGCACTGCGTTTATTTTTTTTAAGTTCGCTTCTGGCCGTCGCGCCGCTCGCGGCGGAGACCGTGCAGTTGCTCAATGCTTCGTACGATCCGACCCGCGAGTTCTACCAGCAATTCAATGAAGCGTTTGCCAAGGCGTACGCGGTCAAGACCGGTAAGAAGGTCGAGATTCAGCAATCGCACGGTGGTTCAAGCAAGCAAGCCCGTTCGGTGATCGACGGTTTGCCGGCGGACGTGGTCACGCTCGGGTTGGCGGCCGACATCGACGCGCTTCATACCAACGGCAACCTCGTCGCGGCGGATTGGCCGAACCGCTTTCCGAATCGTTCGGTGCCTTATACCTCGACGGTGCTGTTCCTGGTCCGCAAAGGAAACCCGAAAAACGTTAAAGACTGGGATGACCTCATCAACCCCGGCCTCCAAGTGATCACGCCGAACCCGAAGACGTCGAGTGGCGGGCGCTGGAATTTTCTGGCGGCGTATGGCTACGCGCTCCACAAGGCGGGAGGAGACGAAACGAAGGCAAAAGATTTCATCACCAAACTTTACCGAAATGTACCGGTTTTGGATTCAGGCGCGCGCGGGGCGACCATCACATTCGCGCAGCGGCAACTGGGCGACGCGCTGATCGCCTGGGAAAACGAAGGATACCTGACGCTCAAGGAGTTCGGGAAAGACCAGTTCCAAGTCCTTTACCCCTCAGTGAGCATCAAGGCTGAACCGCCGGTGGCCGTGGTTGACAAGGTGGTTGATCAGAAGCACACGCGGGAAGACGCGACCGCATACCTGCAATTTCTCTACACGCCTGAGGCCCAGGAGATCGCGGCGAAGAACTTCTACCGGCCACTGTCGCCGGACCTGGTGGCGAAGTACGCGAGCCAGTTCCCGCAGATTCCCTTATTTACCGTCGATGAAGTTTACGGCGGCTGGGCCAAGGCGCAGGCGCAGTTCTTTGACGATGGCGGGGTCTTTGATCAAATCTATCAACGCTGA
- a CDS encoding Rrf2 family transcriptional regulator, whose amino-acid sequence MKLSKRGEYALRALIDFGLARALGKPLLQVNELARKEDIPVKFLEQILMQLKAGGYLESRRGKHGGYLLAAPPEQIRIGQVVRLIDGPLAPIACVSQTAYSRCTCPDEEHCGLRMLMQDVRNAISNILDRFTLAEVVEVTLRKMRRDRVPLPFAAETVLKSLATAGRGRSGGSRKEARNGPVRSK is encoded by the coding sequence GTGAAGCTTTCTAAACGGGGTGAGTACGCGCTGCGGGCGCTGATCGATTTCGGTTTAGCCCGGGCGTTAGGCAAGCCGCTGCTGCAGGTCAATGAACTGGCCCGGAAAGAGGACATCCCGGTTAAGTTTCTCGAGCAGATCCTGATGCAGCTAAAGGCGGGCGGCTATCTGGAGAGTCGTCGAGGCAAACACGGCGGTTACTTACTGGCGGCGCCGCCGGAGCAGATCCGGATTGGTCAGGTTGTCCGGCTTATCGATGGGCCGCTGGCGCCTATCGCCTGCGTAAGCCAGACCGCGTACAGCCGTTGTACCTGCCCGGACGAAGAACATTGCGGGCTGCGTATGCTGATGCAGGACGTGCGCAACGCCATTTCGAATATCCTCGATCGGTTTACCCTGGCAGAGGTGGTAGAGGTGACCCTGCGAAAGATGCGGCGCGATCGTGTACCGCTTCCTTTCGCGGCCGAGACGGTTCTCAAATCCCTGGCCACCGCAGGCCGGGGGCGTTCCGGCGGTTCCCGTAAAGAGGCGCGCAACGGCCCGGTCCGGAGCAAGTGA
- the queG gene encoding tRNA epoxyqueuosine(34) reductase QueG yields the protein MRAVELGFDACRIAEAQTARHADRFLAWLREGHHGDMHWLARDPHRRTDPRRVLPGACSVVVVAANYYQGGSFRMGPGRFARYAWGMDYHDVLLPKLRQLADFLRERGGSQKCYVDTGPVLERDFASESGVGWQGKSTLCLNERLGTWFFLGTILTTLALEPDPPARGHCGSCRRCLDACPTGALTAPYRLEATRCLSYLTIEHQGSIPEEFRPALGDRVYGCDDCLEACPWNRFAAQARELQFYETAPVRDFSLNRLATLSEDDFRVLFRRSPVKRLKWRRFMRNVCVALGNAGDSGDLAALRRLEACGDSLVAEHARWAVARIETRCGVMPPAGSPDEAGDGNGAGGKWR from the coding sequence ATGCGGGCCGTTGAGCTCGGCTTTGACGCGTGCCGGATCGCGGAGGCACAGACGGCGCGCCATGCCGATCGCTTTCTGGCGTGGCTGCGCGAGGGGCACCATGGCGACATGCACTGGCTGGCGCGCGACCCTCATCGGCGAACGGATCCGCGCCGGGTTCTGCCGGGAGCGTGTTCGGTCGTGGTCGTGGCGGCCAATTATTATCAGGGCGGCTCCTTCCGAATGGGCCCCGGGCGTTTTGCCCGTTACGCCTGGGGTATGGACTATCACGACGTCCTGCTGCCGAAGCTCCGGCAACTGGCCGATTTTCTCCGCGAACGTGGCGGCAGCCAAAAATGTTACGTTGACACCGGCCCGGTCCTGGAACGCGATTTCGCCTCGGAGTCCGGGGTGGGCTGGCAGGGCAAGAGCACCCTTTGCCTGAACGAGCGGCTCGGCACCTGGTTTTTTCTCGGCACGATCCTGACCACGCTGGCGCTGGAACCGGATCCGCCGGCGCGCGGGCACTGCGGCAGTTGCCGCCGCTGCCTTGACGCGTGTCCTACCGGCGCGCTGACGGCGCCGTACCGGCTTGAGGCCACGCGCTGCCTCTCTTATCTGACGATCGAACACCAGGGATCGATTCCCGAGGAGTTTCGTCCGGCCCTGGGCGACCGTGTTTACGGATGCGACGATTGCCTTGAAGCCTGTCCCTGGAACCGGTTCGCCGCCCAGGCACGGGAATTACAATTTTACGAAACCGCGCCGGTTCGGGATTTCTCGCTTAACCGGCTCGCGACGTTGAGCGAGGACGATTTTCGCGTTCTGTTCCGCCGGTCGCCCGTGAAACGCCTGAAGTGGCGGCGTTTCATGCGAAACGTTTGCGTGGCTCTGGGCAACGCCGGGGATTCGGGCGACCTGGCGGCATTGCGCCGCCTGGAGGCATGCGGGGATTCGCTGGTCGCGGAGCACGCGCGCTGGGCGGTTGCCCGAATCGAGACCCGCTGCGGGGTTATGCCGCCCGCCGGCAGCCCCGACGAGGCCGGGGACGGAAACGGGGCCGGCGGCAAATGGCGCTGA
- a CDS encoding shikimate kinase: MGSGKSSVGRELARCTGYRFRDTDLLVRLRVGKSIPEIFAAYGEAFFRAEESEVLRALQTERAMVLATGGGIVLDPANGPLLRQLGPVIWLTADEPTIWARVSRNATRPLLHTANPRQTVRQLLRTRQGLYAAVADFSVDSSGLNHQQVARQVLAAVRNWSGRGDERATPDAGR; the protein is encoded by the coding sequence ATGGGCTCCGGAAAGTCTTCCGTGGGCCGGGAATTGGCGCGCTGCACCGGGTATCGTTTTCGCGACACGGATTTACTTGTCCGTTTGCGAGTAGGCAAATCGATTCCGGAAATTTTCGCGGCGTATGGAGAAGCTTTTTTCCGCGCAGAGGAAAGCGAGGTCCTGCGTGCTCTGCAAACGGAGCGCGCGATGGTGCTTGCGACCGGCGGCGGGATTGTGCTGGATCCGGCGAACGGCCCCTTGCTGAGGCAGCTCGGCCCGGTCATTTGGTTAACCGCCGATGAACCGACCATCTGGGCGCGCGTGAGCCGAAATGCGACCCGACCTCTCCTGCACACCGCCAATCCCCGGCAAACGGTACGCCAGCTATTGAGGACGCGGCAGGGCTTATACGCCGCCGTCGCCGATTTTTCGGTGGATTCGTCCGGCCTCAACCATCAGCAGGTCGCTAGGCAAGTCCTGGCGGCCGTGCGAAACTGGTCTGGTCGTGGGGACGAAAGAGCTACTCCAGATGCGGGCCGTTGA
- a CDS encoding cold-shock protein, whose product MAKGTVKWFNEKKGFGFIVDPEVPTDIFVHFSVIQADGFKTLNEGETVEYELYQDEKGAKARNVVRTIA is encoded by the coding sequence ATGGCTAAAGGTACAGTTAAATGGTTCAACGAGAAGAAAGGTTTCGGCTTCATTGTCGATCCTGAAGTTCCAACGGATATCTTCGTTCATTTTTCCGTGATCCAAGCGGATGGGTTTAAAACTCTTAACGAAGGCGAGACGGTAGAGTACGAACTTTATCAAGACGAAAAAGGAGCAAAGGCGCGGAACGTTGTTCGGACAATCGCATAG
- the purE gene encoding 5-(carboxyamino)imidazole ribonucleotide mutase, with amino-acid sequence MGSRSDWETMRHAVSILEQFGVAHQRRIVSAHRTPELLTQFARDAEQNGLNVIIAGAGGAAHLPGMIAAHTHLPVLGVPVRSRALGGVDSLLSIVQMPAGIPVLTLAIGEAGARNAALAAIAILALQDSQLRDKLVAYRAAQTERVLRDQLEDETQPS; translated from the coding sequence ATGGGCAGCCGGTCGGACTGGGAAACCATGCGCCACGCCGTGTCCATCCTCGAACAGTTCGGAGTCGCTCACCAGCGCAGGATCGTTTCTGCGCACCGAACTCCGGAGTTGTTGACGCAGTTTGCCAGGGACGCGGAACAAAACGGCCTCAACGTCATCATTGCCGGCGCCGGCGGGGCCGCCCACCTGCCGGGCATGATCGCCGCCCATACGCACCTGCCCGTCCTCGGCGTGCCCGTACGCAGCCGCGCCCTCGGCGGGGTCGACTCTTTGCTCTCCATCGTGCAGATGCCCGCCGGAATCCCGGTGCTTACCCTCGCCATCGGTGAAGCCGGTGCCAGAAATGCCGCCTTGGCCGCCATCGCCATCCTGGCCCTGCAAGATTCACAGCTGCGGGATAAGTTGGTAGCGTACCGCGCGGCCCAGACCGAGAGGGTGCTGCGCGACCAGTTAGAAGACGAAACCCAACCGTCATAG
- a CDS encoding threonylcarbamoyl-AMP synthase yields MVDGTQPRAIAQAAALLLAGEVVALPSETVYGLAGNALHPEAVEKIFAVKMRPAFDPLIIHVAGVEFIEPLVRMTGPIRAQVDGLTRRFWPGPLTLLLPRAPAIVDSVTAGLETVAVRAPAHRVFRQVLQAARVPLAAPSANRFGRISPTAAAHVLAELHGRIPLILDGGPTRIGLESTIVRPTGERLEILRPGPVTAEALCDFGEVVSLAPAASGPVEAPGQLPSHYAPNRPVILIDRPDEITGPRRAALLAWGALPETGDFAFAASLSEHQDLAEGAARLFRLLREADDRPGVEVIYVQRVPERGIGAAIMNRLRRAAAKREPR; encoded by the coding sequence ATCGTCGATGGTACCCAGCCACGGGCAATCGCCCAGGCCGCTGCACTCTTGCTCGCCGGCGAGGTCGTCGCGTTACCTTCCGAGACCGTCTACGGCCTGGCAGGTAACGCGCTCCATCCTGAGGCGGTAGAGAAGATTTTTGCCGTCAAAATGCGTCCCGCCTTCGACCCGTTGATTATCCACGTGGCGGGCGTTGAGTTCATCGAGCCCCTCGTGCGCATGACCGGGCCGATCCGGGCCCAGGTCGATGGGCTCACCCGGCGGTTTTGGCCGGGACCGCTGACCCTTCTGCTTCCTCGCGCGCCGGCCATAGTCGATTCCGTTACCGCCGGTTTGGAAACGGTGGCGGTCCGCGCCCCGGCCCACCGGGTGTTCAGGCAGGTGCTGCAGGCGGCCCGGGTTCCCCTGGCCGCCCCCAGCGCCAACCGGTTTGGCCGCATCAGTCCCACCGCCGCGGCGCACGTGCTTGCTGAGCTGCACGGCCGGATTCCCCTGATCCTGGACGGTGGTCCCACCCGCATCGGCCTGGAGTCGACCATCGTGCGGCCGACCGGGGAACGCCTGGAGATCCTCCGCCCCGGCCCGGTCACGGCTGAGGCATTATGTGATTTCGGGGAAGTGGTTTCCCTTGCGCCGGCCGCATCGGGACCGGTTGAAGCGCCGGGACAACTGCCGAGTCACTACGCGCCGAATCGCCCGGTAATCCTGATTGATCGCCCTGACGAGATTACCGGCCCCCGGCGCGCTGCCCTCCTGGCCTGGGGTGCCCTACCCGAAACCGGTGACTTTGCGTTTGCCGCATCCCTGAGCGAACACCAGGACCTTGCCGAGGGCGCCGCGCGTTTGTTCCGGCTGTTGCGCGAAGCCGACGACCGGCCCGGGGTCGAGGTGATTTACGTCCAACGGGTGCCCGAAAGGGGGATCGGCGCTGCGATCATGAACCGGCTCCGGCGCGCCGCGGCAAAGCGAGAACCCAGATGA